One stretch of Oceanimonas pelagia DNA includes these proteins:
- a CDS encoding sulfite oxidase, with amino-acid sequence MASDSDNKQPPQQRGLHELYREDPIKADEQLWGRETDPGSRRGFLKRSGLLAMATALGASIPFAKNMPAGLIPAAFAQSDEPFTLPGKEGLVVLNDRPINAETPPHLLDDEVTPARHMFVRNNGLVPNIDTLNPDNWTLEIGGESCETPTTFTLAELKSRFKHYSYQLTVECGGNGRSEYVPAASGNQWTTGAVACPKFTGVRLRDVLEACGIKKDAVYIGYYGGDLHPSGDPSKEAISRGVPMSKALEDETLIAWAMNDEDMPVLNGHPLRLVCGGWPASTSGKWLKKIVIRNQVHDGNKMAAPSYMVPKYPVAPGTQVPNEDMEIIESMPVKSLITFPKTGISHALGQPLAVRGHAWAGDLAVNEVHLSIDFGATWHKAELRAPVNRLAWQHWHSELSFPEKGYYEIWAKAVDTNGKAQPMVVPGWNPRGYLNNACHRIAVQIV; translated from the coding sequence ATGGCCAGCGACTCCGACAACAAGCAACCGCCGCAGCAGCGGGGACTGCACGAGCTTTACCGGGAAGACCCCATCAAGGCCGATGAGCAACTCTGGGGCCGGGAAACCGATCCCGGCAGCCGCCGCGGCTTTTTAAAACGCAGCGGCCTGCTGGCCATGGCCACGGCACTGGGGGCCAGCATTCCCTTTGCCAAAAACATGCCGGCCGGCCTGATCCCGGCGGCCTTTGCCCAGTCGGACGAACCCTTTACCCTGCCGGGCAAGGAAGGACTGGTGGTGCTCAACGACAGGCCCATCAATGCCGAAACGCCGCCGCACCTGCTGGATGACGAAGTCACGCCGGCCCGGCACATGTTTGTGCGCAACAACGGCCTGGTGCCCAATATTGACACTCTGAACCCGGACAACTGGACCCTGGAGATAGGTGGCGAATCCTGCGAGACCCCCACCACCTTTACCCTTGCCGAGCTCAAGTCCCGCTTCAAGCATTACAGCTATCAGCTGACGGTGGAATGCGGCGGCAACGGCCGCAGTGAATACGTACCGGCGGCCAGCGGCAACCAGTGGACGACGGGAGCGGTGGCCTGCCCCAAATTTACCGGGGTGCGACTGCGGGATGTACTGGAAGCCTGCGGCATCAAAAAGGACGCGGTGTACATCGGCTACTACGGCGGCGATCTGCACCCCAGCGGCGACCCGAGCAAGGAAGCCATTTCCCGGGGCGTGCCCATGTCCAAGGCGCTGGAAGACGAAACCCTGATCGCCTGGGCCATGAACGATGAAGACATGCCGGTACTGAACGGTCATCCGCTGCGGCTGGTGTGCGGCGGCTGGCCCGCCTCCACCTCGGGCAAATGGCTGAAGAAAATCGTGATCCGCAACCAGGTGCACGACGGCAACAAGATGGCCGCCCCCTCCTATATGGTGCCCAAATACCCGGTGGCGCCGGGCACCCAGGTGCCGAACGAAGATATGGAAATTATTGAATCCATGCCGGTCAAATCGCTGATCACCTTTCCCAAAACCGGCATCAGCCACGCGCTGGGCCAGCCACTGGCGGTGCGTGGACACGCCTGGGCCGGAGACCTGGCGGTGAACGAAGTGCACCTGTCCATCGACTTTGGCGCCACCTGGCACAAGGCCGAATTGCGCGCTCCGGTCAACCGGCTGGCCTGGCAGCACTGGCACAGCGAGCTGAGCTTTCCGGAAAAGGGCTATTACGAGATCTGGGCCAAGGCGGTAGACACCAATGGCAAGGCGCAACCCATGGTGGTGCCGGGCTGGAACCCCAGAGGCTACCTCAACAACGCCTGCCATCGCATTGCGGTGCAAATCGTCTAG
- a CDS encoding ATP--cob(I)alamin adenosyltransferase: protein MRRPRPDDLREWCYPFIYETRLTCDYEILTDELCCHLGVVLAALPAGCDDIQVDLEQLQPLIYHLNGSVRGKNGIFEPHIEWLKERYSHYQQQTQGRVTGFVLPRGPAPVPQLHLCRCTAKKIVRMLVRLEEEGRRFDETLPRFANVLANFFCVLTVAIKARLNVEEVPYISVNY from the coding sequence ATGCGGCGACCCAGGCCGGACGACTTGCGGGAGTGGTGTTACCCCTTCATCTATGAAACCCGCCTCACCTGCGATTATGAAATTCTCACCGACGAGCTCTGCTGCCACCTTGGCGTGGTGCTGGCGGCACTGCCCGCAGGCTGCGACGACATCCAGGTTGATCTCGAGCAGCTACAGCCACTGATTTATCACCTGAACGGGTCGGTACGGGGCAAGAACGGCATTTTTGAGCCGCATATCGAGTGGCTGAAAGAGCGTTACAGCCATTATCAGCAGCAAACCCAGGGCAGGGTAACGGGATTCGTGTTGCCCCGCGGGCCGGCACCGGTGCCGCAGCTGCACCTGTGCCGTTGTACCGCCAAGAAAATTGTGCGCATGCTGGTGCGGCTGGAGGAAGAAGGCAGGCGTTTCGACGAAACCCTGCCCCGCTTTGCCAATGTGCTGGCCAACTTCTTCTGTGTGCTCACCGTGGCCATCAAGGCCCGGCTGAACGTGGAAGAAGTGCCCTACATCAGCGTGAATTACTGA
- a CDS encoding TonB-dependent receptor domain-containing protein: MSRKLLAAALLPWAAFAQNSSDPTSITIYNRVEQPLTSALAPVEVITKAEIERRQPRSLVDLLETLPGMQFGTQNGGIGQNSSLFIRGTNSDHVLVLLNGKPMARSVSGDVNFSQLPVNNVERVEYIRGPRAAIYGSKAIGGVVNIITTSKVNSAQVGVTTGSHDYYAADVSINQWVTDATRLQLATGYRETRGYDVVADNNESDRDGFESKNLTLGVEHQLDPRWTLDANLNSWQDEVAYDVNRDFINPWDGDYSQTTAYQADAGIRYRDEQLNSQLSVSYGETELLSWNEGEGKGSQYQTNLSTAVTQVAGLTQYHYADAGYVLAGMDWQRERLLSSSRAQDWNTFPPGLISFSAPDRDNTGVYASVFHTWAPVSIELTGRIDDNEQFGTYDTWQTAVSVELPAQHKATLSYGTAFKAPSFTQLYWPSYEKPNLEPEESESWELMLSGDYSLLDWQLNLYRNNIQNLISRQGERRFGNTDVVIKGLELSVKADTGLLHHTVSFEHTDIDDLNNNGRQLIRRAKRKASWTGDIDVADVNLFAQVLYVGERSDNDFSTWPARELVLPSYTIWNVGARYPLTSNLTLNGKVNNLFDKDYQVTYGYDAPDMEFYVGADYRF, translated from the coding sequence ATGTCCAGAAAGTTGTTGGCAGCCGCCTTGCTGCCATGGGCCGCCTTTGCCCAGAATTCATCCGACCCCACCTCCATCACCATCTACAACCGGGTTGAGCAGCCGCTCACCAGTGCTCTGGCCCCGGTGGAAGTGATCACCAAGGCCGAAATTGAACGCCGCCAGCCCCGATCTCTCGTCGACTTGCTTGAAACCCTGCCGGGAATGCAGTTCGGTACCCAGAACGGTGGTATTGGCCAAAACTCCAGCCTCTTTATCCGTGGTACCAATTCTGATCACGTACTGGTGTTGCTGAATGGCAAGCCCATGGCCAGGTCAGTCTCTGGCGATGTGAACTTCAGTCAGCTGCCGGTGAATAATGTGGAGCGCGTTGAGTATATTCGTGGTCCTCGCGCCGCCATTTATGGCTCCAAGGCCATCGGTGGCGTGGTCAATATTATTACCACTTCCAAGGTTAACTCTGCTCAGGTAGGAGTTACCACTGGTAGTCACGACTACTATGCCGCCGATGTCTCCATCAACCAGTGGGTGACCGACGCGACTCGGCTGCAGCTGGCCACCGGTTACCGGGAAACCCGTGGTTACGATGTGGTGGCAGATAATAATGAATCGGATCGCGACGGCTTTGAAAGCAAAAATCTGACTTTGGGTGTGGAGCATCAGCTGGATCCGCGCTGGACGTTGGATGCCAATTTGAACAGCTGGCAGGATGAGGTGGCCTATGACGTCAACCGTGACTTCATCAACCCCTGGGATGGTGATTACTCCCAGACCACCGCCTATCAGGCCGATGCCGGCATTCGTTATCGGGATGAGCAGTTGAATAGCCAGCTGAGCGTAAGCTACGGCGAAACCGAGCTGCTTTCCTGGAATGAAGGCGAAGGCAAAGGCAGCCAGTACCAGACCAACCTCAGCACGGCCGTTACTCAGGTGGCGGGGCTGACCCAGTATCATTACGCCGACGCCGGCTATGTGCTGGCGGGGATGGACTGGCAGCGGGAGCGCTTGTTGTCTAGTTCCAGAGCGCAGGACTGGAACACCTTCCCGCCGGGGCTGATCAGCTTTTCCGCCCCCGACAGGGATAACACCGGCGTTTACGCGTCTGTGTTCCATACCTGGGCGCCCGTGTCCATCGAGCTGACCGGGCGAATCGATGACAATGAGCAGTTCGGTACTTATGACACCTGGCAAACCGCTGTGTCGGTGGAACTGCCGGCGCAGCACAAGGCTACCCTTAGCTATGGTACTGCCTTCAAGGCGCCCAGCTTTACCCAGCTCTACTGGCCTTCCTATGAAAAGCCAAATCTGGAACCCGAAGAATCGGAAAGCTGGGAGTTGATGTTGTCTGGTGATTACTCCTTGCTTGACTGGCAGTTGAATCTGTACCGCAACAATATTCAAAATCTGATTAGTCGACAGGGTGAGAGAAGGTTCGGTAATACCGATGTGGTGATCAAGGGGCTGGAACTGAGCGTCAAGGCGGACACAGGCCTGCTGCATCACACCGTCAGTTTTGAACATACCGATATTGACGATCTGAACAATAATGGTCGTCAGCTGATCCGTCGTGCCAAGCGCAAGGCCAGTTGGACCGGTGATATTGATGTGGCCGATGTCAACCTGTTTGCTCAGGTGTTGTATGTGGGTGAACGGAGCGATAACGATTTCAGTACTTGGCCGGCAAGAGAGCTGGTATTGCCTTCCTACACTATCTGGAACGTCGGTGCCCGCTATCCGCTCACCAGCAACCTGACCCTGAATGGCAAGGTGAACAACCTGTTCGACAAGGACTATCAGGTTACTTATGGCTACGATGCCCCCGATATGGAGTTCTACGTCGGCGCTGACTACCGCTTCTGA
- the trmA gene encoding tRNA (uridine(54)-C5)-methyltransferase TrmA, which translates to MSTQVTPHSYQTQLDEKAARLEQTFAPFNPPALEIFASEPEHYRMRAEFRVWHEGDDLYYIMFDQATREKYRVERFPAASALINTAMPLLLEALRPNPVLRRKLFQVDFLSSLSNELVISLLYHRQLGEDWQAEVQHLRARLKEQGISAHIIGRAKKQKLVHDCDYVVERLNVAGKELIYQQVENSFTQPNGRMNEHMLGWALDVTQGASGDLLELYCGNGNFSLALARNFRRVLATEISSSSVKSAQYNIAENAIDNVTILRMSAEEFTQAMRGVREFRRLKGVDLQSYECNTILVDPPRAGLDEDTVKLVQDYDNIVYISCNPDTLLQNLNTLGQTHHIGRFALFDQFPYTHHMEAGVYLTRK; encoded by the coding sequence ATGAGCACCCAGGTCACCCCGCACAGCTACCAGACCCAACTGGACGAAAAGGCCGCCCGGCTGGAGCAGACCTTTGCTCCCTTCAATCCACCCGCGCTGGAAATCTTTGCGTCCGAACCCGAGCACTACCGCATGCGGGCCGAATTCCGGGTGTGGCACGAAGGCGACGACCTCTACTACATCATGTTCGACCAGGCCACCCGGGAAAAATACCGGGTTGAGCGGTTTCCGGCCGCCTCAGCACTGATCAACACCGCCATGCCGCTGCTGCTGGAAGCGCTCAGGCCCAACCCGGTACTGCGCCGCAAGCTGTTTCAGGTAGACTTTCTGTCGTCTTTGAGCAACGAGCTGGTGATCAGCCTGCTGTATCACCGCCAGCTGGGTGAAGACTGGCAGGCCGAGGTGCAGCATTTACGCGCCCGGCTGAAAGAACAAGGCATCAGCGCCCATATTATCGGCCGCGCCAAAAAGCAGAAGCTGGTGCACGACTGCGATTATGTAGTGGAGCGGCTGAACGTGGCCGGCAAAGAGCTGATTTATCAGCAGGTAGAAAACAGCTTTACCCAACCCAACGGCCGCATGAACGAGCACATGCTGGGCTGGGCGCTGGACGTGACACAAGGAGCCAGTGGTGATCTGCTGGAGCTGTATTGCGGTAACGGCAACTTCTCCCTGGCCCTGGCGCGAAACTTTCGCCGGGTGCTGGCCACGGAGATTTCCAGCTCGTCGGTGAAGTCGGCCCAGTACAACATTGCCGAAAATGCCATCGACAACGTCACCATACTGCGCATGTCGGCGGAAGAGTTCACCCAGGCCATGCGTGGCGTACGCGAGTTTCGCCGGTTAAAAGGCGTGGACCTGCAAAGCTACGAGTGCAACACCATACTGGTGGATCCGCCCCGGGCCGGACTGGACGAAGACACCGTGAAGCTGGTGCAGGACTACGACAACATCGTTTATATCTCCTGCAACCCGGACACCCTGCTCCAAAACCTGAACACCCTGGGTCAGACCCACCATATCGGCCGCTTTGCGCTGTTTGACCAG